The proteins below come from a single Acinonyx jubatus isolate Ajub_Pintada_27869175 chromosome A1, VMU_Ajub_asm_v1.0, whole genome shotgun sequence genomic window:
- the LOX gene encoding protein-lysine 6-oxidase isoform X2: MRFAWTALVLGPLQLCALLRCAQPAAGQQQPPRQPPAAPAAWRQRIQWENNGQVFSLLSLGSQYQPQRRRDPGATAPGAANATVPQPRTPILLLRNRTAAARERTPGSSGATGRPRPAARHWFQAGYSPSGARDAGDSRDGNGTEPGERPALSNLRPPSRVDGMVGDDPYNPYKYTDDNPYYNYYDTYERPRPGSRYRPGYGTGYFQYGLPDLVPDPYYIQASTYVQKMSMYNLRCAAEENCLASSAYRADVRDYDHRVLLRFPQRVKNQGTSDFLPSRPRYSWEWHSCHQHYHSMDEFSHYDLLDASTQRRVAEGHKASFCLEDTSCDYGYHRRFACTAHTQGLSPGCYDTYNADIDCQWIDITDVKPGNYILKVSVNPSYLVPESDYSNNVVRCEIRYTGHHAYASGCTISP, translated from the exons ATGCGCTTCGCCTGGACCGCGCTCGTGCTCGGGCCGCTGCAGCTCTGCGCGCTCCTGCGCTGCGCCCAGCCGGCCGCCGGCCAGCAACAGCCCCCTCGCCAGCCGCCGGCGGCCCCGGCCGCCTGGCGCCAGCGGATCCAATGGGAGAACAACGGGCAGGTGTTCAGCCTGCTGAGCCTGGGCTCGCAGTACCAGCCGCAGCGCCGAAGGGACCCGGGCGCCACCGCCCCGGGCGCTGCCAACGCCACCGTCCCGCAGCCGCGCACGCCCATCCTGCTGCTTCGCAACCGCACGGCGGCAGCACGGGAGCGGACCCCGGGCTCGTCGGGGGCCACCGGCCGACCCCGACCCGCCGCTCGCCACTGGTTCCAAGCCGGCTACTCGCCGTCCGGGGCCCGCGACGCTGGGGACTCCCGCGACGGCAATGGGACGGAGCCAGGAGAGCGCCCGGCGCTCAGTAACCTGCGGCCGCCTAGCCGCGTAGACGGCATGGTGGGCGACGACCCCTACAACCCCTACAAGTACACCGACGACAACCCTTATTACAACTACTACGACACGTACGAAAGGCCCCGACCTGGGAGCAGGTACCGGCCCGGATACGGTACCGGCTACTTCCAGTACG GTCTCCCGGACCTGGTGCCAGACCCATACTACATCCAGGCTTCCACGTACGTGCAGAAGATGTCCATGTACAACCTGAGGTGCGCCGCGGAGGAAAACTGCTTGGCCAG CTCAGCATACCGGGCAGATGTCAGAGATTATGATCACAGGGTGCTGCTGCGATTCCCCCAAAGAGTGAAAAACCAAGGGACGTCAGATTTCTTACCAAGCCGACCAAGATACTCCTGGGAGTGGCACAGCTGTCACCA ACATTACCACAGCATGGATGAATTCAGCCACTATGACCTACTCGATGCCAGTACCCAGAGGAGGGTGGCTGAAGGCCACAAAGCGAGTTTCTGTCTTGAGGACACCTCCTGTGACTATGGCTACCACAGGCGATTTGCATGTACTGCCCACACACAG ggGTTGAGTCCTGGCTGCTATGATACCTATAACGCAGACATAGACTGCCAATGGATTGATATTACAGATGTAAAGCCTGGAAACTACATTCTAAAG GTCAGCGTGAACCCCAGCTACCTGGTGCCGGAATCAGACTATTCTAACAATGTCGTGCGCTGTGAAATCCGCTACACGGGACACCATGCGTATGCCTCGGGCTGCACAATTTCACCGTGA
- the LOX gene encoding protein-lysine 6-oxidase isoform X1: MRFAWTALVLGPLQLCALLRCAQPAAGQQQPPRQPPAAPAAWRQRIQWENNGQVFSLLSLGSQYQPQRRRDPGATAPGAANATVPQPRTPILLLRNRTAAARERTPGSSGATGRPRPAARHWFQAGYSPSGARDAGDSRDGNGTEPGERPALSNLRPPSRVDGMVGDDPYNPYKYTDDNPYYNYYDTYERPRPGSRYRPGYGTGYFQYGLPDLVPDPYYIQASTYVQKMSMYNLRCAAEENCLASSAYRADVRDYDHRVLLRFPQRVKNQGTSDFLPSRPRYSWEWHSCHQHYHSMDEFSHYDLLDASTQRRVAEGHKASFCLEDTSCDYGYHRRFACTAHTQGLSPGCYDTYNADIDCQWIDITDVKPGNYILKVSVNPSYLVPESDYSNNVVRCEIRYTGHHAYASGCTISPY; encoded by the exons ATGCGCTTCGCCTGGACCGCGCTCGTGCTCGGGCCGCTGCAGCTCTGCGCGCTCCTGCGCTGCGCCCAGCCGGCCGCCGGCCAGCAACAGCCCCCTCGCCAGCCGCCGGCGGCCCCGGCCGCCTGGCGCCAGCGGATCCAATGGGAGAACAACGGGCAGGTGTTCAGCCTGCTGAGCCTGGGCTCGCAGTACCAGCCGCAGCGCCGAAGGGACCCGGGCGCCACCGCCCCGGGCGCTGCCAACGCCACCGTCCCGCAGCCGCGCACGCCCATCCTGCTGCTTCGCAACCGCACGGCGGCAGCACGGGAGCGGACCCCGGGCTCGTCGGGGGCCACCGGCCGACCCCGACCCGCCGCTCGCCACTGGTTCCAAGCCGGCTACTCGCCGTCCGGGGCCCGCGACGCTGGGGACTCCCGCGACGGCAATGGGACGGAGCCAGGAGAGCGCCCGGCGCTCAGTAACCTGCGGCCGCCTAGCCGCGTAGACGGCATGGTGGGCGACGACCCCTACAACCCCTACAAGTACACCGACGACAACCCTTATTACAACTACTACGACACGTACGAAAGGCCCCGACCTGGGAGCAGGTACCGGCCCGGATACGGTACCGGCTACTTCCAGTACG GTCTCCCGGACCTGGTGCCAGACCCATACTACATCCAGGCTTCCACGTACGTGCAGAAGATGTCCATGTACAACCTGAGGTGCGCCGCGGAGGAAAACTGCTTGGCCAG CTCAGCATACCGGGCAGATGTCAGAGATTATGATCACAGGGTGCTGCTGCGATTCCCCCAAAGAGTGAAAAACCAAGGGACGTCAGATTTCTTACCAAGCCGACCAAGATACTCCTGGGAGTGGCACAGCTGTCACCA ACATTACCACAGCATGGATGAATTCAGCCACTATGACCTACTCGATGCCAGTACCCAGAGGAGGGTGGCTGAAGGCCACAAAGCGAGTTTCTGTCTTGAGGACACCTCCTGTGACTATGGCTACCACAGGCGATTTGCATGTACTGCCCACACACAG ggGTTGAGTCCTGGCTGCTATGATACCTATAACGCAGACATAGACTGCCAATGGATTGATATTACAGATGTAAAGCCTGGAAACTACATTCTAAAG GTCAGCGTGAACCCCAGCTACCTGGTGCCGGAATCAGACTATTCTAACAATGTCGTGCGCTGTGAAATCCGCTACACGGGACACCATGCGTATGCCTCGGGCTGCACAATTTCACC GTATTAG